The Thermosynechococcus sp. genome has a segment encoding these proteins:
- a CDS encoding glycosyltransferase family 2 protein: MNLIKKPLISVILPVYNSEKHIQLTIESIINQTIHDFELIIINDGSSDKSFEIVSNYAKIDSRICLINQSNQGLAKTLNKAIEIARGEYIARMDADDVALPYRLAYQLTLLREKKLDICGASVQLIGAATGYWHYPYSHEGCEAELLFGVPFAHPSVMGYSRVFRELKYSSVLSVVEDYDLWQRVWAAGFKMGNVPEVLLQYRVHRKQISALYRRQQAQNSRQIRSRHWQQLLRSKLGISETEAQEAEKNPWKTIQLLRELQQCYKGTEAEKILRYAFLRLCSHRLHSWVLSQTS, from the coding sequence ATGAATCTTATTAAAAAACCACTTATTTCAGTTATTTTACCTGTTTATAATTCCGAAAAACATATCCAGCTGACTATAGAGTCCATTATTAATCAAACGATTCATGATTTTGAGTTGATTATAATTAATGATGGTTCCTCAGATAAATCATTTGAAATAGTGTCGAATTATGCAAAAATTGATTCTCGTATTTGCTTAATCAACCAATCTAACCAAGGTTTAGCTAAAACACTGAATAAAGCAATTGAAATTGCCAGGGGTGAATATATCGCCAGAATGGATGCAGATGACGTAGCTCTACCTTACAGATTGGCATATCAGCTTACCCTTCTTCGGGAGAAGAAATTAGATATTTGTGGCGCATCGGTTCAACTCATCGGCGCAGCAACTGGTTACTGGCACTATCCCTATTCCCATGAAGGTTGTGAAGCAGAGCTGTTGTTTGGTGTACCTTTTGCCCATCCATCTGTGATGGGTTACTCTAGGGTCTTCAGAGAGCTGAAATACTCGTCTGTTTTATCTGTTGTGGAAGACTATGATCTGTGGCAGCGGGTATGGGCAGCAGGGTTCAAGATGGGCAATGTACCAGAGGTCCTTCTTCAGTATCGAGTACATCGAAAACAAATTTCAGCCCTTTACCGACGCCAACAAGCCCAAAATAGTCGGCAGATTCGTTCCCGTCATTGGCAGCAACTGCTGAGGTCAAAGCTAGGAATTTCAGAAACTGAGGCTCAAGAGGCTGAAAAAAATCCATGGAAAACCATCCAACTTCTAAGGGAGCTACAGCAATGTTATAAAGGAACAGAAGCAGAAAAAATCCTGCGCTACGCCTTCTTGCGCCTTTGTTCCCATCGCCTCCACAGCTGGGTTCTAAGTCAAACAAGTTGA
- a CDS encoding SDR family oxidoreductase, with protein MRVLILGCGYTGTWLARSLQAQGIDVAITNRRGKLPPELSTIPCFPFKWEQQGEQFPLAPAALEGVTHVLNSIPPDRQGEDAVALALLPQLEKLNLQWFGYLSTTGVYGDRQGDWVDEATPVNPQNLRSQHRVRIEQIFLNANLPTHIFRLPGIYGPGEGRNPIARILKGDVQLIEKPGHYFCRIHVADIVQTLERSLAQPTPQEIYNLSDDQPSESLPVLLEAYRLLGRPAPPAIPLAAANLSPMAQSFWRESRRVRNDKIKQVLGVKLRYPSYREGLGAIARELGL; from the coding sequence ATGCGGGTTCTGATTCTCGGTTGTGGTTATACAGGAACTTGGTTGGCGCGATCGCTCCAAGCCCAAGGCATTGATGTGGCCATTACCAACCGGCGGGGGAAGCTGCCCCCAGAACTCAGCACCATTCCCTGTTTTCCTTTTAAATGGGAGCAGCAGGGGGAGCAATTTCCCTTGGCACCAGCCGCCCTTGAGGGGGTAACCCACGTCCTTAATAGTATTCCCCCCGATCGCCAAGGGGAGGATGCGGTTGCGCTAGCACTGTTGCCTCAGCTAGAAAAACTCAATCTGCAATGGTTTGGCTATCTTTCAACAACGGGGGTCTATGGCGATCGCCAAGGGGACTGGGTAGATGAAGCGACACCCGTCAACCCTCAAAATTTGCGTTCACAACACCGCGTCAGGATTGAGCAAATCTTTCTCAACGCCAATCTGCCTACCCACATTTTTCGCCTCCCCGGCATCTATGGCCCCGGAGAAGGACGCAATCCTATCGCTCGCATTCTCAAAGGCGATGTTCAACTCATTGAGAAGCCGGGGCACTACTTTTGCCGTATCCATGTGGCGGATATTGTCCAAACCCTGGAGCGATCGCTGGCCCAGCCTACCCCGCAGGAAATCTATAACCTGAGTGATGATCAACCCTCAGAGTCACTCCCTGTTCTACTCGAGGCCTATCGTCTTTTGGGTCGCCCAGCACCGCCGGCAATCCCCTTGGCGGCTGCCAATCTCAGTCCTATGGCTCAATCTTTTTGGCGGGAATCTCGCCGAGTGCGCAATGATAAAATCAAGCAGGTTTTGGGGGTCAAGCTCCGCTATCCTTCCTACCGCGAAGGGCTAGGGGCGATCGCCCGTGAATTGGGTCTTTGA
- a CDS encoding glycosyltransferase family 10 domain-containing protein — MIGLLKHNYTIPLSSIFDAKNIVWVALKNAFEQVGCHLLTEDVIGSQQPDFELHLDVHARSYNVPLFVVLNENSLVYPPNGNLNWLRRQYRWCFSWDPQLAHLGIATKIQLPHSLGEGVVDGYKNRPQLVVMIASNKRLAQWWSPQNLYPERIRAIRWFEEHAPADFELYGHLWTFSSKFPKQLSFITHPLEKVIPRWLYWQPSSWRGVIPTKREVLEKARFSIVYENVKGLQGYITEKIFDAFCAGNVPIYWGAEDVTDYIPAECMIDRRQFKSYNELYEFIRGMPEETYIDYQRAICHFLASEAAQAFSVELFAQTVVQEILKRLPAAQ; from the coding sequence ATGATAGGCCTCCTAAAGCACAACTATACTATACCACTGTCAAGCATCTTTGATGCAAAAAATATAGTTTGGGTTGCCCTCAAGAACGCCTTTGAACAGGTTGGGTGCCATCTTCTAACCGAAGATGTTATTGGCTCACAACAGCCTGACTTTGAGCTACATCTTGACGTTCATGCTCGAAGTTATAATGTACCGTTATTTGTTGTGTTAAATGAAAATTCATTGGTATATCCGCCCAATGGAAACTTAAACTGGCTGCGCCGTCAGTACCGGTGGTGTTTCTCATGGGATCCGCAACTGGCTCATCTTGGCATTGCTACGAAAATTCAGTTACCCCATTCTTTGGGCGAAGGAGTGGTTGATGGCTATAAAAACAGACCCCAGCTTGTTGTAATGATTGCTTCAAATAAACGTCTGGCTCAATGGTGGTCTCCTCAGAACCTTTATCCTGAGCGTATTCGGGCAATTCGCTGGTTTGAGGAGCATGCTCCAGCGGATTTTGAACTCTATGGACATCTGTGGACTTTTTCATCTAAGTTCCCAAAGCAACTTTCTTTTATTACGCATCCTCTTGAGAAAGTTATTCCTCGTTGGCTTTACTGGCAGCCATCGTCTTGGCGAGGGGTGATTCCAACGAAGCGAGAAGTCTTAGAGAAGGCCCGTTTCTCTATTGTTTATGAGAATGTTAAAGGACTACAGGGATATATCACAGAGAAAATATTTGATGCTTTTTGTGCGGGAAATGTGCCTATCTATTGGGGAGCGGAGGATGTGACAGACTATATCCCGGCAGAGTGTATGATTGACCGCCGCCAATTTAAATCCTACAATGAACTCTATGAATTTATTCGAGGCATGCCAGAGGAAACTTACATTGACTATCAAAGGGCAATTTGCCATTTTCTTGCTTCAGAGGCAGCTCAAGCCTTCTCAGTGGAGTTATTTGCTCAAACCGTGGTCCAAGAAATCCTCAAGCGATTACCTGCTGCTCAATAA
- a CDS encoding metal ABC transporter permease has protein sequence MMITWLLEPLQHAFMVKALGVSTLVGGVCAVLSCFLTLKGWALMGDAVSHAVLPGVVLAYWLGLPFALGAFVFGLMAVTLIGFIQQQTRVKEDTVIGLVFTGFFALGLVLLSKTASSVDLMHILFGNVLGISDRDLWQTVVVSLITLITIALLHRDFILFCFDPTHARTIGLNTTLLYYLLLALLSLTTVAALQTVGIILVVAMLITPGATAYLLSDRFGIMVLIALAVGGLGSLLGTYISYYLDVSTGGCIVVLQAVIFLLTMIFAPKHGLLAKARSPLS, from the coding sequence ATGATGATCACCTGGCTATTGGAGCCACTGCAACACGCGTTTATGGTCAAGGCACTGGGAGTAAGCACCCTTGTGGGTGGCGTTTGTGCCGTATTGTCTTGTTTTTTGACCCTGAAAGGCTGGGCCCTGATGGGGGATGCCGTGTCCCATGCAGTTTTACCTGGTGTGGTTTTGGCCTACTGGCTAGGGTTACCCTTTGCTTTGGGAGCTTTTGTCTTTGGTCTGATGGCCGTAACTCTGATTGGTTTCATTCAGCAGCAGACAAGGGTGAAGGAGGATACCGTTATTGGCTTGGTGTTTACGGGCTTTTTTGCTTTGGGGTTGGTGTTGCTCTCGAAGACCGCCAGCAGTGTTGACTTGATGCATATTCTCTTTGGGAATGTCTTGGGCATTAGCGATCGCGACCTCTGGCAGACGGTCGTTGTTAGCCTCATAACACTGATCACGATCGCCCTACTGCATCGCGACTTCATCCTCTTTTGCTTTGACCCGACCCATGCCCGCACCATTGGTCTGAATACAACACTGCTGTACTATCTCCTGCTGGCATTGCTATCCCTAACCACTGTGGCTGCCCTGCAAACCGTGGGCATCATTCTCGTTGTGGCGATGCTAATTACACCGGGGGCAACCGCCTATTTGCTGAGCGATCGCTTTGGCATCATGGTACTGATTGCCCTAGCCGTGGGTGGTCTCGGCAGTTTACTGGGCACCTACATTAGTTACTATCTTGATGTGTCAACGGGTGGCTGTATTGTTGTCCTGCAAGCAGTGATTTTTTTGCTGACGATGATTTTTGCCCCCAAGCACGGTCTTTTGGCCAAAGCCCGCTCTCCCCTGAGTTAG
- a CDS encoding TIGR00297 family protein, protein MIRYCQYSRRAVLVDGILLLNPWWMGILLNTVLGAIALLTRQKLLTRAGLFHGWLLGVLIWGTLSWQGYLIVMVYFLVGSAVTHLGMTEKEAAGIAEKHSGARGPENVWGSAFTGTVCALLAVLLPQWRALCLVGFVASFSTKLSDTCASEVGKAYGQRTFLITTLQAVPRGTEGAVSLEGTLAGLVGATIIALLGWRVGLMGAIAIPICILAAFFANLVESLVGATLQGRYPWLSNELVNGINTTVGAVLAMGAIALLRFAV, encoded by the coding sequence ATGATAAGGTACTGCCAGTACAGTCGGCGTGCGGTTCTCGTGGATGGCATCCTGTTACTGAACCCTTGGTGGATGGGTATTTTGCTAAATACCGTCCTTGGCGCGATCGCCCTCCTGACGCGGCAAAAATTACTCACCCGAGCAGGACTCTTCCATGGGTGGCTCCTCGGCGTGCTGATTTGGGGCACCTTGAGCTGGCAAGGCTATTTGATTGTCATGGTCTATTTCCTTGTCGGTTCAGCTGTCACTCACCTCGGCATGACCGAAAAAGAGGCCGCTGGTATTGCGGAAAAACACTCAGGGGCACGCGGACCGGAGAACGTCTGGGGATCAGCCTTTACAGGGACTGTCTGTGCACTCCTTGCAGTTTTACTTCCCCAATGGCGGGCGTTATGCTTAGTGGGGTTTGTTGCCAGCTTTAGTACTAAGCTGTCGGACACCTGCGCCAGTGAAGTAGGCAAAGCCTATGGCCAGCGCACGTTTCTGATCACCACATTGCAAGCGGTGCCGCGGGGGACTGAAGGTGCCGTGAGCTTAGAGGGAACACTGGCGGGGCTAGTTGGTGCGACTATAATTGCTCTGCTAGGCTGGCGTGTGGGCTTGATGGGGGCGATCGCCATTCCCATTTGCATCCTTGCTGCTTTCTTCGCCAATCTTGTGGAGAGCCTAGTGGGAGCAACGCTTCAGGGACGCTACCCTTGGCTGAGCAATGAACTGGTCAATGGTATTAACACAACGGTGGGTGCGGTCCTTGCCATGGGGGCGATCGCTCTTTTGCGGTTTGCTGTCTAG
- a CDS encoding fatty acid desaturase, with the protein MTQATVAKPPIAWPTATFIIFVHLGALLAFLPSMFSWKAVLLALVLHWLTAGIGITLGWHRLVSHRSFQVPKWLEYFLVFCGTLSMQGGPIWWVGLHRHHHLYSDQPNDHHDSRKGFWWSHIEWMFREVPAEAEIPRFTKDIADDPVYRFLDKYFLPIQVVLAIVLYLWGGWPFVVWGIFVRLVTVYHTTWLVNSATHTFGYRTFETTDHSTNCWWVALLTFGEGWHNNHHAYQYSARHGLQWWELDLTWLTIRFLQFLGLATKVRLVEAPAASSQN; encoded by the coding sequence ATGACCCAAGCGACCGTTGCCAAACCCCCCATTGCCTGGCCTACGGCGACCTTTATTATTTTTGTCCACCTCGGTGCGCTTCTTGCTTTTTTGCCCAGCATGTTTAGCTGGAAAGCAGTCCTGCTGGCCCTTGTGCTCCACTGGTTGACCGCTGGTATCGGTATTACCCTTGGTTGGCACCGTCTGGTCTCCCATCGTAGTTTCCAAGTTCCTAAGTGGCTGGAGTATTTCCTGGTTTTTTGCGGCACGCTCTCAATGCAAGGGGGGCCGATTTGGTGGGTTGGGCTGCACCGCCATCACCATCTGTACTCCGATCAACCAAATGATCACCACGATTCCCGTAAGGGCTTTTGGTGGAGCCATATTGAATGGATGTTTCGTGAGGTGCCGGCGGAGGCAGAAATTCCCCGTTTCACCAAAGATATTGCCGATGACCCCGTCTATCGATTTCTTGACAAGTACTTTCTTCCCATCCAGGTGGTCTTGGCCATTGTCCTTTATCTCTGGGGGGGCTGGCCATTTGTGGTTTGGGGAATTTTTGTGCGGCTTGTAACGGTCTATCACACCACTTGGCTGGTCAATAGTGCTACCCATACCTTTGGCTATCGCACGTTTGAAACTACGGATCACTCAACAAATTGCTGGTGGGTAGCTCTGTTAACCTTTGGTGAGGGCTGGCACAATAATCACCACGCCTATCAATATTCGGCACGCCATGGTTTGCAGTGGTGGGAATTAGATCTGACGTGGCTCACCATTCGCTTCTTGCAATTCCTGGGCTTGGCTACGAAGGTGCGTTTGGTGGAGGCACCGGCAGCTTCTTCCCAAAACTAG
- the dusB gene encoding tRNA dihydrouridine synthase DusB, with amino-acid sequence MSRPTLSPALKARLATPLQIGSVTVNSRVLQSPLAGVTDLVFRRLVRRYAPESMMYTEMVSASGLHYLKTLPRIMEVDAHEHPISIQLFDCRPDFLAEAAIKAVAEGADTVDINMGCPVNKITKNGGGSSLLRDVQTAVTIVRTVSKAVPVPVTVKTRIGWSDEEINILDFAKAMEDAGAAMITVHGRTRAQGFNGPARWEWIGRVKERVSIPVIANGDIFSVEAAVRCLEQTGADGVMCSRGTMGYPFLVGEIDHFLKTGELRPAPTVVERLQCARDHLIALWEYKGERGIRQARKHLTWYAKGFADAAALRSELCRIETLGAGLALLDAAIERLQMASETEAIAA; translated from the coding sequence ATGAGCAGGCCAACCCTGTCACCAGCACTCAAAGCCCGTTTAGCGACGCCATTGCAGATTGGCTCTGTTACGGTCAATAGTCGGGTATTGCAGTCCCCTTTAGCAGGTGTGACCGACCTAGTCTTTCGGCGCTTGGTGCGCCGCTATGCCCCTGAGTCAATGATGTACACCGAGATGGTCAGTGCTTCGGGGCTGCACTATCTGAAAACATTACCCCGGATTATGGAAGTGGATGCGCATGAGCATCCCATTAGTATTCAGCTTTTTGACTGCCGGCCTGATTTTCTCGCAGAAGCCGCGATAAAGGCAGTGGCTGAAGGGGCGGATACCGTGGACATCAATATGGGCTGCCCCGTGAATAAAATCACGAAGAATGGCGGTGGTTCTTCCCTGCTGCGGGATGTGCAAACAGCAGTAACGATTGTGCGTACGGTCTCAAAGGCGGTGCCTGTGCCAGTCACGGTGAAAACTCGCATTGGCTGGAGCGATGAGGAAATCAATATCCTTGACTTTGCCAAGGCGATGGAAGATGCTGGCGCAGCCATGATTACGGTGCATGGGCGTACCCGTGCCCAGGGCTTTAATGGCCCAGCCCGCTGGGAGTGGATTGGGCGGGTGAAGGAGCGCGTCAGTATTCCCGTGATTGCCAATGGCGATATTTTCTCGGTAGAGGCGGCAGTCCGCTGCTTGGAGCAAACTGGGGCAGATGGGGTGATGTGCTCGCGGGGAACGATGGGATATCCCTTCTTGGTGGGAGAAATTGATCACTTTTTGAAAACAGGGGAATTGCGGCCGGCGCCAACGGTGGTTGAGCGTCTGCAATGTGCGCGGGATCATCTGATTGCCCTCTGGGAGTACAAAGGGGAACGGGGGATTCGCCAAGCGCGTAAGCATTTGACGTGGTACGCCAAGGGCTTTGCCGATGCAGCGGCACTGCGCAGTGAATTGTGTCGCATTGAAACCCTAGGGGCTGGTTTAGCTCTCCTGGATGCAGCAATTGAGCGCTTGCAAATGGCCTCCGAAACAGAGGCGATCGCAGCCTAA
- a CDS encoding DUF2949 domain-containing protein — MKTPRWTRLIDFLQREMALPTAAIDFGLKHCDEQVNLLPVVLWQYGLVSLEQLDRIFDWLEASQP, encoded by the coding sequence ATGAAAACGCCACGTTGGACACGACTCATTGACTTCCTACAGCGGGAGATGGCACTGCCCACCGCGGCCATTGACTTTGGCCTCAAGCACTGCGATGAGCAGGTGAATCTGTTGCCGGTTGTTCTTTGGCAGTATGGCTTGGTGAGCCTTGAGCAGCTTGACCGCATCTTCGATTGGCTAGAAGCTAGTCAGCCCTAG
- a CDS encoding glycosyltransferase family 2 protein, translated as MFFSVVIPTYNRLPILEKCLRAIAHQRWHPDLGIKGYEVIIVDDGSTDNTVEWLKAHQPEFPCVQWLQQEHLGPAAARNLGIQAAQGDWIIFIDSDLVVTSTFLAAHARCLMREQKRLGIEDVTQVPAFSYGRVINTCNFEDPTSEPYKITDFSAAYFATGNVAIARHWLEKAGLFDTQFQLYGWEDLELGVRLKKLGLRLLKCPEAVGYHWHPSFSLSQVPALIQKEIERGRMGVLFYKKHPIWEVKLMIQMTPFHYLLWAILSLGGMLNEKTLAPLLQWLINIGRPQDALEVARIFLNWYNVQAVYAAYQNEIKAM; from the coding sequence ATGTTTTTCAGTGTTGTCATCCCTACCTATAACCGCCTGCCGATTTTAGAAAAGTGTCTGCGGGCGATCGCCCATCAAAGATGGCATCCTGATCTGGGCATCAAGGGCTATGAAGTCATTATTGTTGACGATGGTTCAACGGACAATACGGTTGAGTGGCTCAAAGCGCATCAGCCTGAATTCCCCTGTGTGCAATGGTTGCAACAGGAGCATCTTGGCCCTGCAGCTGCTCGCAATCTGGGTATCCAAGCGGCTCAGGGTGACTGGATTATCTTTATTGATAGCGACTTAGTTGTGACTTCAACCTTCTTAGCAGCCCATGCTCGGTGCTTAATGCGAGAACAAAAACGCCTTGGAATAGAGGATGTGACTCAGGTCCCTGCCTTTTCCTATGGGCGTGTGATCAATACCTGTAATTTTGAAGATCCAACTTCAGAGCCATATAAGATCACTGATTTTTCAGCTGCCTATTTTGCAACAGGAAATGTGGCGATCGCCCGCCACTGGTTGGAAAAGGCAGGCCTCTTTGATACCCAGTTTCAACTCTACGGCTGGGAAGATTTAGAACTAGGGGTGCGCCTAAAAAAATTAGGTTTACGATTACTGAAGTGCCCTGAAGCCGTTGGCTACCACTGGCATCCCTCCTTTTCCCTCAGCCAAGTGCCTGCCCTCATTCAGAAAGAGATTGAAAGGGGGAGAATGGGGGTCTTGTTCTATAAAAAGCATCCGATTTGGGAAGTGAAGCTCATGATTCAAATGACCCCTTTTCATTACCTTCTTTGGGCAATCCTATCCCTCGGTGGTATGCTCAATGAAAAAACACTGGCGCCCCTGTTGCAATGGTTGATTAACATCGGTCGCCCCCAAGATGCCCTTGAAGTGGCTCGCATCTTTTTGAACTGGTACAATGTTCAAGCGGTTTATGCAGCCTATCAAAATGAAATTAAAGCGATGTAA
- the ftsZ gene encoding cell division protein FtsZ, which yields MESDQQWPTEPVPSEVRAPFVLGEVGIASGNNDHGAPADVLRSYDSLVETSAARIKVIGVGGGGGNAVNRMIASNVAGVEFWCVNTDAQAIAQSQAHRCLQIGQKLTRGLGAGGNPAIGQKAAEESREDLAAALKDADLIFITCGMGGGTGTGAAPIVAEVAKEQGALTVAVVTRPFTFEGRRRASQADEGIEALQSRVDTLIVIPNDKILSVISEQTSVQDAFRVADDVLRQGVQGISDIINLPGLINVDFADIRSVMADAGSAMMGIGIASGKSRATEAALSAISSPLLEGSIEGAKGVVFNITGGTDLTLHEVNAAAEVIYNVADANANIIFGAVIDPQMQGEVQITVIATGFSGEPMGRTRATTKTTPLTNRPLTTASPTPEAPAPEVEAKPKLDIPEFLQRRRPTP from the coding sequence ATGGAGTCAGATCAACAGTGGCCTACGGAACCTGTTCCCTCTGAAGTCCGCGCCCCCTTTGTCCTGGGAGAGGTAGGCATTGCATCTGGCAACAATGACCATGGCGCACCAGCCGATGTGTTAAGGAGTTATGACAGCTTGGTGGAAACTTCAGCGGCGCGCATCAAAGTGATTGGTGTCGGTGGTGGCGGTGGCAATGCAGTCAACCGCATGATTGCCAGTAATGTGGCTGGTGTTGAGTTTTGGTGCGTCAATACTGATGCGCAGGCGATCGCCCAATCCCAAGCCCACCGCTGCCTGCAAATTGGTCAGAAACTCACCCGTGGTCTTGGTGCAGGTGGCAACCCTGCCATTGGTCAAAAGGCGGCTGAAGAATCCCGCGAAGACCTTGCTGCCGCGCTCAAGGATGCTGATTTGATTTTCATTACCTGTGGCATGGGTGGCGGTACTGGCACTGGTGCTGCCCCAATTGTGGCGGAAGTGGCCAAGGAACAGGGAGCCCTAACTGTGGCAGTGGTGACCCGTCCCTTTACCTTTGAGGGTCGTCGTCGAGCAAGTCAAGCCGATGAAGGGATTGAAGCCCTGCAAAGTCGCGTTGATACCCTAATCGTGATTCCCAATGACAAGATTCTCTCGGTGATCTCTGAGCAAACATCGGTTCAGGATGCGTTTCGCGTTGCCGATGATGTGCTGCGCCAAGGGGTTCAGGGCATTTCCGACATTATTAACCTGCCGGGGCTGATTAACGTGGATTTTGCCGATATTCGCTCGGTGATGGCCGATGCCGGTTCTGCCATGATGGGCATTGGTATTGCCTCTGGAAAGTCACGAGCCACTGAAGCCGCCCTCAGTGCCATTTCTTCACCTCTACTGGAGGGGTCTATCGAGGGGGCCAAGGGCGTTGTCTTTAACATTACAGGGGGCACAGATCTCACCCTCCATGAAGTCAATGCTGCGGCAGAGGTCATTTACAATGTGGCTGATGCCAACGCTAATATCATCTTTGGTGCTGTGATTGATCCCCAAATGCAAGGGGAAGTTCAAATCACCGTTATCGCTACTGGCTTTAGTGGTGAACCCATGGGCCGCACCCGTGCCACAACCAAGACAACACCCCTGACGAACCGCCCCCTAACAACAGCATCTCCCACTCCTGAAGCACCTGCCCCAGAGGTTGAAGCCAAACCCAAGTTGGACATTCCTGAGTTTCTCCAGCGACGGCGACCAACCCCCTAG